The Jiangella sp. DSM 45060 genome contains the following window.
GACGGCCATCGGCGCCGCGCTGGCCCAGCCGGACCGGCTGCCGGTGGCCGCCCTGGGCGACGGCGGCGCGCTGATGATGGCGGCCGAGCTCGACACCGTGCGCCGCCTGCGGCTGCCGATGGTCGTCGTGGTCTACAACGACGACGCGTACGGCGCCGAGGTGCACCACTTCGCGCCCACGGGACGCGACCTCAGCTCGGTGACCTTCCCCGAGACCGACATCGCCGCCATCGCCCGCGGCTACGGCTTCACCGCGACGACCGTCCGCGGGCCCGACGACCTCGCCGGTGTGCGGCGGTGGCTCGACGGACCCCGCGACACCGCCCTGCTCGTCGACGCCAAGGTCGTGACCACCGAGCCGTCGTGGTGGCTGGAGGAGGCCTTCCGCGGCCACTGAGCACCTCACGGCACGAGGACGATCTTGCCCCGGGTCCGGCCGGCCTCACTGCGGCGGTGGACGCTCGCCAGTTCGCGCTGCGGGACGACCTCGGCGACGTCCACGGCCAGCTCGCCTGCGTCGATGAGCCCGACGAGCTTGGCCAGCTGCTCGCGGTCGTTCCGGGTGACGAAGTGCACGGCGTCCGTGACGGGCAGCGGGGTGGCGATCGAGACCGCGACGCCGCCGGCGCGCAACCGGGTGGCCAGCGACGCTGCAGCGTCGGGCGGGATCGCCACGAGGTTGATCACGACGTCCAGTGAGTCCGGGACGGCCTGCGACGTGTAGTCGACGATCTGGTCCGCGCCTGCCGCGCGGACGGCGTCGGCGCTGCGTGCGCTGGCGGTCGCGATCACGTGCGCGCCGGCCGACTTCGCCAGCTGGACGGCGAATCCGCCGACCCCGCCGCCTGCCCCGTTGATGAGGACCCGCTGACCCGGGCGCACGTTCGCGTGGTCGCATACCGCCTGCCAGGCCGTCAGTCCGGCGACGGGGAGCGCCGCCGCGTCGGTGAGCGGGACGGTCCGTGGCGCCTCGACGATCACGTCGGCCGGTGCTGCAGCGTACTGAGCGGCCGCACCTCCGGCGTCGACGCGGGCGATCACCCGGTCGCCGGGCGACCAGCCGCCGACGTCGTCGCCGACGCCGACGATCGTGCCCGCGACATCCCAGCCGAACGTGTAGGGCAGGGTCAGCGGGAACACGTCGCGCACCCGGCCGGACCTGATGGCGGTCTCGGTCGGGTTGAACGCGCTCGCGGCGACCTGGACGAGCACCTCGTCGCGGCCAGGAGCGGGCACCGGCACGGTCTCGTAGCGGATGGCGCCGGGTTCGCCGTAGTGGTGGATGCGTGCGGCACGCATCGTTGCGGGGACGGTGGACGCCATGGGGTCGACTCCAGTCAGGCGGGTTCGCGATGGTGTCGACGCTAGGCGCGGCGGTTGAGACTCTCCATGCCTCCAGCGCGCTACTTTCTACGCGTGCGTCTCAGCTAGAGTGCAACGGTGGATGTCCTGGGCGACGTCATCATGAGCGCCCGCGTCGGGCGGCCCCGGTCGGCGCGCGTGAGCTGGCACGCCCCGTGGGGCCAGCGGTTCCCGTCGGTGCCTGGGTCCGCGGCGTTCCAGGTGCTCCTGCGGGGCTCGGGCTGGCTGATCCGTCCCGAGGCCGAAGCCATCCCGCTCGGCGCCGGTGATGTGGTCTTCTCCCCGAACGGCCAGGGCTACGGCATGGCAAGCGATCCGTCGGCACCGCTGGCCGAGCCGCGGTTCGACCCCCAGCACGTCGCCGACCTCGTCGTCACCGACGCCGTCGGCGACCGGGGCCCTGTCACCGTCACGTTGTCCGGCGGCTACCAGCTCGACCCCGTGCGCACCCACCCGATGCTCCGCGACCTGCCGGACGTGATCGTCATTCCGTCCCGGGCGGGGCGGCACCCGGAACTGCGGGCGGCGATCGACCTGCTCGGGGCCGAGGTCGACGACCCCAGGCCGGGGTCGGTCGCCGTGGTCCCCGGCCTCCTCGACGTCCTGCTGGTGTACGTGCTCCGCGCCTGGCTCGCCGAGACTCCCGCCCACACGTCCGGCTGGGCGGCGGCCTTGACCGACCCGGGGATCAGCGATGCGCTGCGGGCGCTGCACGAGCAGCCCGCCCATCCGTGGACCGTGCGAGACCTCGCCGCCCGCGCCCGGATGTCGCGTGCGACCTTCGCCCGCCGATTCACCCAGCTGATCGGGCAGCCGCCACTGCGCTACCTGACCTGGTGGCGCTTGACCACGGCCGCGCACCTGCTCCGCGACACCGACGACTCGTTGGAACGCATCGCGCGTCGCGTCGGGTACTCGTCGGAGTTCGCCTTCGCCGCCGCCTTCAAACGCCAGCACGCGGTGCCGCCCGGCCGCTACCGCCGCCGAAGCCGGATCGCCCACCACGGCGCCGGCGCCCCGACCCGCCAATGACGAATGGCCCGGACCTCTGGGGTCCGGGCCATTCAGGTGGTAGCGGGGGCAGGATTTGAACCTGCGGCCTCTGGGTTATGAGCCCAGCGAGCTACCGAGCTGCTCCACCCCGCGTCGCTGAAATGAAGTCTACGCGATCGTCTGCGGTGCGCCAAATCGCGAGGACGGCCGCGTCGGGTGTCAGTGGCCGGCGCGAGAATGTGCGCCATGACGGACTTCCAGGTGCGCCCCGCCCGCCCCGACGACCGCCCCGCCGTCGCCGCACTCACGGTGGCGGCCTACGACGCCGACGGGTTCCTGGACGGCGACGAGGAGTACGCCGACGAACTGTCCGACATCGAGCACCGGTCGGTGCAGGCCACGCTGCTGGTGGCGGCCGACGACGACGGCACCGTGCTGGGGGCGGTCACGTTCTGCCGTCCGCCCAGCCCATACGTCGAGGTGGCACGTCCGGGCGAAGCGGAGTTCCGCATGCTCGCCGTCGATCCCTCGGCACGTGGCCGCGGCGTCGGCACGGCGCTGGTGCAGCGCTGCCTCGACCTCGCCCGCGAGCACGGCGACCACACGCTGGTGCTGTCGTCACTGCCGACCATGCTCACCGCGCACCGGCTGTACGAGCGGCTCGGCTTCGTCCGGACGCCGCGGCGCGACCACGAGCCGCTGCCGGGCTTCCGGCTGATCGCCTACCAGCGCGCCGTCTGAGCCGCACGCGGCCGGAGCCGCCACCCGAGGTACGGGTGACGGCTCCGGCCGGGTGGCGTTACTGCCCCGGCGTGGCCCCGGGGGTGGCGCCGCCGGCGCCCTCGCCGCCGGTGAGCGCCTCGGCCGCCGCGATGGCCGCGTCGAGCCGCTCGAGCGCCGCGCCGTACTCGGCCCAGTTGCCGGCGGCCTGCGCGTCGCGGGCCTCCTGCCACGCGACCCGGATGGCCTCGAGCGCCGCCGTGAGGTCGGCCGGCTGTTCCGTGGTGGGCGGCGGCGTCGTCTCGGTGTCGGGCGGCGGGGTGGTCTCGCCTTCGGTCGGCGGCTCCTCCACCACCGGCGGCTCTTCGGTACCGGCGCCGGCGTTGCCCTCGAAGATCTGGTCGAGCGCGCCCTGCAGGGTGTCGTCGAAGCCGATGCTGTCGCCGAACTGCACCAGGACGCGGCGCAGCAGCGGGTAGGCGGCCTCGCCGGTGGCCCGGGCGACGTAGACCGGCTGGACGTACAGCAGGCCGCCGCCGACCGGCAGCGTCAGCAGGTTGCCCAGCTGGGTCTCGGCGTCACCGGAACGCAGCAGCGTCAGCTGCTGGGCGACGTCGGCGTTGGACTCGAAGTCGTTGGCGACCTGGCCCGGACCGTCGATCTGCGTGTTGCTGGGCAGTCTCAGGATCTGCAACTGCCCGTAGTCGTCGCTGCGGGCGTCGGCGTTGACCGCCATGAACGCGGCCAGGTTCGGCCGTCCTCGCGGTGTGTACGTGGTCGTCAGCGAGAAGATCGGCGCGTCGGTGTCGGGCAGCTGGATGGTCTGGTAGTACGGCGGCTGCTTGACGTCGACGTTCGACGACGGGTCGGCCGGCACCACCCAGCGGTCCTGGCCGCCGTAGAACGTCGAGGCCTCGGTGACGTGGTACTGCTCGAGCATGTTGCGCTGCAGCTTGAACAGGTCCTCGGGGTAGCGCAGGTGGTCGAGCAGCGGCGTCGGGATCTCGGAGCGCGGCTGCACGGAGTCGGGGAACGCGTTCATCCACGCCTGCAGGACCGGGTCGTCCTCGTCCCACGCGTACAGCGTGACGGTGCCGTCGTAGGCGTCGACCGTGGCCTTCACGGAGTTGCGGACGTAGTTGATGAAGTCGTCGGGCTGGGCGGCCAGCGCCGGACGGGCCGTCCGCGAGTCGCTGGTGGCCTCGCTCAGCGACACCCGCTGGCTGTACGGCAGCGAGTTCAGCGTCGTGTAACCGTCGAGCACCCAGACGACGCGGCCGTCGACGACCGACGGGAACGGGTTGGCGTCGACCGTGAGCCACGGCGCGACCTTCTCGACCCGGTCGCGCGGGTTGCGTTCGTACAGCAGCCGCGACTCGGAGTTGAGGCGGTCGGACAGCAGGAAGTTGGCCTCCTGGAACCGCGTGGCGTAGAGCAGCCGGTTCCAGAACGAGCCGATGGGGACGCCGCCCTCACCGGTGTAGGTGTTGCGCCGCTCGCTGCCGGTCTCGGGGTCTTCCGGGATGTCGTACTCGACCGGGTCGGTGCCCTCGGGCGCGCCGACGATGGAGTAGCTGGGCGAGTTCTCGCCGAAGTAGATGCGCGGCTCGTACTCGCCGAGCACACCCTGCGTGGGGATGTCCTCCTCGGCGAAGTTCGGCGACCCGTCGCCCTCGCGGGTGTTGCCGTACGCGGCGACGACGCCGAAGCCGTGGGTGTAGACGGTGTGCTCGTTGATCCAGTTGCGCTGCTCGGCCGGGATGCCGTCGGAGTCGACCTCACGGACGGCGACCACCATGTCCTGCTCGGCCACCACGCCGTCCTCGCCCTCGACCGTGTAGCGGTCGACGTCGAGCGGGTCGCTGAACGTGTAGAAGCCGCGGACCTGCTGCAGCTGCTGGAAGGCCGGCGGGATGACGCTGGGGTCCATCAGCCGGATGCCGGGGATGGTCGCGGAGTCCTGCGCCAGCTGGCCCTCCTGGACCGACGTGGTGGCGCGGTACTCCTCGGTCTGGACGTCCTGGATGCCGTAGGCGTTGCGCGTGGCCTCGATGTTGCGGCTGATGTACGGCGCCTCGC
Protein-coding sequences here:
- a CDS encoding NADP-dependent oxidoreductase, which encodes MRAARIHHYGEPGAIRYETVPVPAPGRDEVLVQVAASAFNPTETAIRSGRVRDVFPLTLPYTFGWDVAGTIVGVGDDVGGWSPGDRVIARVDAGGAAAQYAAAPADVIVEAPRTVPLTDAAALPVAGLTAWQAVCDHANVRPGQRVLINGAGGGVGGFAVQLAKSAGAHVIATASARSADAVRAAGADQIVDYTSQAVPDSLDVVINLVAIPPDAAASLATRLRAGGVAVSIATPLPVTDAVHFVTRNDREQLAKLVGLIDAGELAVDVAEVVPQRELASVHRRSEAGRTRGKIVLVP
- a CDS encoding AraC family transcriptional regulator, whose translation is MDVLGDVIMSARVGRPRSARVSWHAPWGQRFPSVPGSAAFQVLLRGSGWLIRPEAEAIPLGAGDVVFSPNGQGYGMASDPSAPLAEPRFDPQHVADLVVTDAVGDRGPVTVTLSGGYQLDPVRTHPMLRDLPDVIVIPSRAGRHPELRAAIDLLGAEVDDPRPGSVAVVPGLLDVLLVYVLRAWLAETPAHTSGWAAALTDPGISDALRALHEQPAHPWTVRDLAARARMSRATFARRFTQLIGQPPLRYLTWWRLTTAAHLLRDTDDSLERIARRVGYSSEFAFAAAFKRQHAVPPGRYRRRSRIAHHGAGAPTRQ
- a CDS encoding GNAT family N-acetyltransferase: MTDFQVRPARPDDRPAVAALTVAAYDADGFLDGDEEYADELSDIEHRSVQATLLVAADDDGTVLGAVTFCRPPSPYVEVARPGEAEFRMLAVDPSARGRGVGTALVQRCLDLAREHGDHTLVLSSLPTMLTAHRLYERLGFVRTPRRDHEPLPGFRLIAYQRAV
- a CDS encoding UPF0182 family protein, translating into MPRPAGPFRGAPQRRSRALLPTLIVLGVLIAAYVLVVTFWTDRLWYQSVDFTQVFTTQLVTRIGLFLVFGLLMAASVVVNGMVAYRVRPRYRPMSVEQQSLDRYRDAIDPVRTWVLTAAAILLAIMAGASAAGQWQTFLLWRNGGEFGQEDAQFGLDLGFFAFDYPWWRYLVSFGFAVVVLGLVVAAITHYVYGGIRLQTAGQKVSPATTAHLSVLIGLFVLLKAVAYWLDRYALVMQDNDRFTGGSYTDINAVLPAKTILIFVATICAILFFVNVWQRNWTLPGIGLGLLVLSAVLLGGLWPFLVQQFQVRPSEASREAPYISRNIEATRNAYGIQDVQTEEYRATTSVQEGQLAQDSATIPGIRLMDPSVIPPAFQQLQQVRGFYTFSDPLDVDRYTVEGEDGVVAEQDMVVAVREVDSDGIPAEQRNWINEHTVYTHGFGVVAAYGNTREGDGSPNFAEEDIPTQGVLGEYEPRIYFGENSPSYSIVGAPEGTDPVEYDIPEDPETGSERRNTYTGEGGVPIGSFWNRLLYATRFQEANFLLSDRLNSESRLLYERNPRDRVEKVAPWLTVDANPFPSVVDGRVVWVLDGYTTLNSLPYSQRVSLSEATSDSRTARPALAAQPDDFINYVRNSVKATVDAYDGTVTLYAWDEDDPVLQAWMNAFPDSVQPRSEIPTPLLDHLRYPEDLFKLQRNMLEQYHVTEASTFYGGQDRWVVPADPSSNVDVKQPPYYQTIQLPDTDAPIFSLTTTYTPRGRPNLAAFMAVNADARSDDYGQLQILRLPSNTQIDGPGQVANDFESNADVAQQLTLLRSGDAETQLGNLLTLPVGGGLLYVQPVYVARATGEAAYPLLRRVLVQFGDSIGFDDTLQGALDQIFEGNAGAGTEEPPVVEEPPTEGETTPPPDTETTPPPTTEQPADLTAALEAIRVAWQEARDAQAAGNWAEYGAALERLDAAIAAAEALTGGEGAGGATPGATPGQ